Proteins found in one Oryza glaberrima chromosome 4, OglaRS2, whole genome shotgun sequence genomic segment:
- the LOC127771621 gene encoding receptor-like protein 15 — protein sequence MSCSFPWGFFCFFLVVLCLPDSNISTPSHGCFVEERTALMDIGSSLTRSNGTAPRSWGRGDDCCLWEHVKCSNITGRVSHLYFSNLYASDEVLDAHGHSFWRFDTTVFSSFPELQFLDLSMNNATFQSWDGLLGLTKLRYLKLNNNCLNGTIPASIGKLVSLEVLHLQFTGVDGVLPSSVFESFRNLRELDLSSNRLNGSIPSSLFSLPRLEHLSLSQNLFEGSIPVTPSSNITSALKTFNFSMNNLSGEFSFFWLRNLTKLQKIDVSGNANLVVAVNFPSWSPSFQLKVLVLSGCNLDKNIVREPIFLRTQHQLEVLDLSNNSLSGSMPNWLFTEQTTLVYLNLGNNSLTGSLGPIWYPQMNLQAISLPMNRISGHLPANISSVFPNMSFLDVSSNTISGEIPSSLCNITRMEYLDLSNNSLSGELPNCLLTEYPILTTLKVSNNKLGGPIFGGTNHLSIKHALYLDGNKFEGTLPRYLTADFDAHGTLDLHDNNLSGKLNFSQWNLSTLCTLSLAGNSLIGEIHPSICNLTRIMLLDLSHNNLSGAIPNCMTALELDFFIVSHNSLSGHIVPFSFFNSSTVMALDLSHNQFNGNIEWVQYLGEIKYLSLGSNKFEGQISPSLCQLQSLRILDFSHNSLSGPLPSCIGNLSFGQNPVGIPLWSLICENHFRYPIFDYIGCYEDRGFSFRTKGNIYIYKHNFINWMSGIDLSANMLSGQIPRELGNLGHIKALNLSHNFFDGPIPATFANMSSIESLDLSHNKLSGAIPWQLTRLSSLSVFSVMYNNLSGCIPDSGQFGSFDMDSYQGNNLLHPASEGSECAPSSGHSLPDDGGEKANDPILYAVTAASFVVTFWITFTFTSFRM from the exons ATGAGCTGCAGCTTTCCGTGGGgattcttctgcttcttcttggTTGTGCTATGCTTGCCAGATTCCAATATCTCCACGCCCTCCCATGGCTGCTTCGTGGAGGAGAGGACGGCGCTGATGGACATCGGCTCCTCCCTGACGCGCTCAAACGGCACGGCGCCGCGTTCATGGGGCCGCGGCGACGACTGCTGCTTGTGGGAGCACGTCAAATGCAGCAACATCACTGGGCGAGTATCACATCTCTATTTCTCAAACCTGTATGCTTCTGATGAAGTGCTAGATGCACACGGTCACTCGTTTTGGCGTTTCGACACGACGGTCTTCTCTTCATTCCCGGAGCTTCAGTTCCTGGATTTGTCCATGAACAATGCTACTTTCCAGAGCTGGGATG GTTTACTAGGATTGACCAAGCTTCGGTATCTCAAGCTCAATAACAACTGCTTGAATGGTACTATCCCAGCATCTATTGGGAAATTGGTTTCCCTGGAAGTCTTGCATCTTCAGTTTACTGGCGTTGATGGAGTACTTCCGTCTTCAG TTTTTGAAAGTTTTCGGAACCTGCGGGAATTGGATTTAAGTTCCAATCGACTAAATGGAAGCATTCCTTCATCATTGTTCTCACTTCCTCGTCTTGAGCACTTGAGTCTCTCACAAAATCTCTTTGAGGGGAGTATTCCTGTGACACCATCTTCAAATATTACGTCAGCGTTGAAGACATTCAATTTTTCAATGAATAATTTGAGTGGTGAATTTTCCTTCTTCTGGCTGAGAAACCTCACCAAGCTCCAAAAGATAGATGTCTCGGGAAATGCTAATTTGGTTGTTGCGGTCAACTTTCCTAGCTGGTCACCTTCATTCCAACTGAAAGTGCTAGTCCTCTCTGGCTGCAACCTTGATAAGAACATCGTTAGAGAACCAATTTTTTTACGCACACAGCATCAACTAGAAGTGCTTGATTTGTCGAATAACAGCCTGTCTGGGAGCATGCCCAATTGGTTATTTACAGAGCAAACCACATTAGTTTACCTTAATCTTGGAAATAACTCACTAACAGGGTCATTAGGTCCAATATGGTATCCCCAAATGAATCTACAAGCTATCAGTCTTCCTATGAACCGTATCTCCGGACATCTACCGGCTAACATCAGCTCAGTATTTCCAAATATGAGTTTTCTTGATGTTTCTAGCAATACGATTTCTGGAGAAATACCATCATCATTGTGCAACATTACTAGAATGGAATACCTGGACCTATCAAATAACAGCCTTTCAGGAGAATTGCCTAATTGCTTGCTCACTGAATATCCTATACTGACAACCTTGAAGGTCTCAAACAACAAACTTGGTGGCCCCATATTTGGTGGTACGAATCATTTGTCGATCAAACATGCGTTATACCTTGATGGCAACAAATTTGAAGGAACACTGCCGCGATATCTAACAGCAGATTTCGATGCTCATGGAACATTGGATTTGCATGACAATAATTTATCAGGTAAACTCAATTTTTCACAATGGAACCTTTCCACTTTATGCACCTTGAGTCTTGCGGGCAATAGTCTAATCGGTGAAATCCATCCAAGCATTTGCAATTTGACAAGAATTATGCTTTTGGATCTATCTCATAACAACCTTTCAGGGGCTATACCAAACTGTATGACCGCATTAGAGCTTGATTTTTTTATCGTCTCTCATAATTCTTTGTCCGGACATATAgtacctttttctttcttcaataGCTCTACTGTCATGGCTTTGGATCTCAGTCACAACCAATTCAACGGAAACATTGAATGGGTACAATATCTAGGTGAAATTAAGTACCTTTCACTGGGCAGCAACAAGTTTGAAGGGCAGATATCTCCCAGCCTTTGTCAGCTCCAGTCCTTAAGGATACTTGATTTCTCACACAACAGTCTATCAGGGCCATTGCCATCATGTATTGGAAACCTCTCATTTGGACAAAATCCAGTTGGTATCCCTTTATGGTCGCTAATCTGTGAGAATCACTTTAGGTACCCAATTTTCGATTACATCGGATGCTATGAAGATAGAGGCTTCAGCTTCCGTACTAAAGGCAACATTTACATATACAAACACAATTTCATCAATTGGATGTCTGGCATCGACTTATCTGCAAACATGTTGTCTGGACAAATTCCCAGGGAGTTGGGAAATCTGGGACATATCAAGGCCCTCAATCTGTCCCACAATTTCTTTGACGGACCAATCCCAGCAACCTTTGCAAACATGAGTTCAATTGAAAGCTTAGACCTATCCCACAACAAGCTGAGTGGAGCAATACCATGGCAGTTAACTCGTTTGTCATCACTGTCCGTGTTCTCAGTGATGTACAACAACTTATCAGGATGTATACCAGACTCTGGTCAGTTCGGCTCATTTGATATGGATAGCTACCAAGGAAACAACCTCCTACACCCAGCTTCAGAAGGGAGCGAGTGTGCTCCCAGTTCAGGTCATTCGCTCCCGGATGATGGAGGTGAAAAGGCAAATGATCCAATCCTTTACGCGGTCACTGCTGCCTCGTTCGTAGTGACATTTTGGATTACTTTCACATTCACAAGCTTCCGAATGTAG
- the LOC127771630 gene encoding receptor-like protein 1 has translation MGAYLLTWGSLSLVLLSVLQSSMMYMSSGCFTEERAALMDIKSSLTRANSMVVLDSWGQGDDCCVWELVVCENSTRRISHLHLSGIYYPPISTPSDRWHLNLSVFSAFHELQFLDLSWNYPSSLSFDGLVGLKKLQYLDFTYCSLEGSFPVFNGEFGALEVLVLNHNHLNRGLSAQAFQNLQNLRQLNLSLNHFGGELSTWLFELPHLKILDLSNNLFEGSIPTSSSLKPFALEILDLSHNHLSGELPTAVLKNIRSLNLRGNQFQGSLPVSLFALPQLKFLDLSQNSFDGHIPTRTSSEPLLLEVLNLQNNRMSGSLCLWSERAFGDLQNLRELYLSSNQFSGSLPTFLFSLPHIELLDLSANLLEGPIPISISSNLSLSLKNIRFSQNNLSGTFPFIWLRNLTKLEEIDFSGNPNLAVDINFPGWIPPFQLKRLVLSSCELDKSTLSEPYFLHTQHHLKVLDLSDNNLTGNMPNWLFRKETALVSLNLGNNLLTGSFAPVCRTCEFFQYLNLSMNRIEGQLPSNISSMFPILSILDFSNNNFSGQIPTSFCQIGSMDYLDLSDNRISGKLPACMFTNYMLVTLKVSNNELSGLIFDGVNNLSIISQLYLDNNKFEGTIPHNLSGQLKIIDLHGNRLSGKLDASFWNLSSLRALNLADNHITGEIHPQICKLTGIVFLDLSNNNLTGSIPDFSCTSELRFLNLSRNYLSGNLSESYFNTSNLIALDITYNQFTGNLNWVGYLGNTRLLSLAGNNFEGQITPNLCKLQYLRIIDFSHNKLSGSLPACIGGLSLIGRANDQTLQPVFETISDFYDTRYSLRGFNFATKGHLYTYGGNFFISMSGIDLSANMLDGEIPWQLGNLSHIRSLNLSYNFFTGQIPATFASMNEIESLDLSHNNLSGPIPWQLTQLASLGAFSVAYNNLSGCIPNYGQLSSFSIDSYLGNNNLHKISQGKRCSPSPGAVAKEDVGERYDDPVLYIVSAASLVMAFWATVAFSFCHSYRQSVKNKM, from the exons ATGGGTGCCTACTTGCTGACATGGGGATCACTGTCCTTGGTACTCCTATCCGTGTTGCAATCCTCCATGATGTACATGTCCTCCGGCTGCTTCACGGAGGAGAGAGCGGCTCTGATGGATATCAAGTCTTCTCTTACCAGAGCAAACTCCATGGTGGTTCTTGATTCATGGGGGCAGGGTGATGACTGCTGCGTGTGGGAGCTCGTGGTGTGCGAAAATAGCACCCGCCGAATATCTCACCTCCACCTCTCAGGGATCTATTATCCTCCCATTTCAACTCCCAGTGATCGTTGGCACCTGAACTTGTCGGTGTTTTCTGCGTTTCATGAGCTTCAGTTCCTGGACTTATCATGGAATTACCCCAGTTCGTTAAGCTTTGATG GTTTAGTTGGACTAAAGAAGCTTCAATATCTGGACTTCACATACTGTTCGTTGGAAGGGAGTTTCCCGGTATTTAATGGGGAATTTGGTGCACTGGAGGTTCTAGTACTCAACCATAACCACCTCAACAGAGGACTTTCAGCACAAG CTTTTCAAAATCTTCAAAACCTGCGGCAATTGAATTTGAGTTTGAATCATTTCGGTGGAGAACTATCAACATGGTTGTTTGAGCTTCCCCACCTTAAGATCCTAGATCTCTCAAATAATCTTTTTGAAGGAAGTATTCCTACGAGTTCATCACTGAAACCCTTTGCCCTGGAAATCTTGGATCTCAGCCACAACCATTTGAGTGGGGAGCTTCCAACAGCAG TTTTGAAGAACATCAGGAGCCTAAATTTGCGTGGCAACCAATTCCAAGGAAGTCTCCCTGTTTCGTTATTTGCACTTCCTCAACTCAAGTTCCTGGACCTTTCTCAAAATTCTTTCGATGGGCATATTCCAACACGTACATCTTCAGAACCACTTCTGCTTGAAGTATTAAATCTCCAGAACAATAGGATGAGTGGATCACTTTGTCTTTGGAGTGAACGAG CATTTGGAGACTTGCAGAACCTACGTGAATTGTATCTGAGTTCCAATCAGTTCAGTGGAAGCCTTCCTACGTTCTTGTTTTCACTTCCTCATATTGAACTATTGGATCTATCAGCAAATCTCTTAGAAGGGCCTATTCCTATTAGCATATCTTCGAATCTTTCTTTATCGCTTAAGAACATTCGCTTCTCCCAGAATAATTTGAGTGGTACATTTCCATTTATTTGGCTGAGAAACCTCACAAAACTTGAGGAGATAGACTTCTCGGGCAATCCTAATTTAGCTGTTGATATCAATTTTCCTGGATGGATACCCCCATTCCAGTTGAAACGGCTAGTGCTCTCTAGCTGTGAGCTTGACAAGAGTACTCTTTCAGAACCATATTTTTTGCACACACAACATCACTTAAAGGTGCTTGATTTGTCAGACAATAACTTGACAGGGAACATGCCTAATTGGTTGTTCAGAAAGGAAACAGCACTGGTCAGCCTAAATCTTGGAAATAACTTGCTCACTGGATCATTTGCCCCAGTATGTCGTACCTGCGAATTTTTTCAATATCTCAACTTATCCATGAACCGTATTGAAGGACAACTACCATCCAACATCAGCTCAATGTTTCCCATTTTGTCCATCCTTGATTTTTCTAACAACAACTTTTCTGGGCAAATACCGACATCATTCTGCCAAATCGGCTCAATGGATTATTTGGACCTATCAGATAACAGAATTTCTGGAAAACTGCCAGCTTGCATGTTCACTAATTATATGCTAGTGACCTTGAAGGTCTCGAACAACGAGCTTAGCGGTCTGATTTTTGATGGGGTGAACAATCTTTCTATCATATCACAATTGTACCTGGACAATAACAAGTTTGAAGGAACGATACCCCATAATCTGTCAGGACAGCTAAAAATCATTGATTTGCATGGTAATAGACTGTCTGGCAAACTCGATGCTTCGTTTTGGAACCTCTCTTCTTTGAGAGCACTCAATCTTGCCGACAACCATATAACTGGAGAAATCCATCCACAAATTTGTAAATTAACAGGAATTGTATTTTTAGATCTATCAAATAACAACCTTACAGGTTCTATACCAGATTTCAGCTGTACATCAGAGCTCCGTTTCCTTAACCTGTCTAGGAATTACTTATCAGGCAATCTCTCTGAAAGTTATTTCAATACATCCAATCTTATAGCTTTGGATATCACATATAATCAGTTCACCGGCAACCTTAATTGGGTAGGTTATCTCGGTAACACAAGGCTACTTTCCTTGGCGGGAAATAATTTTGAAGGACAGATCACTCCAAACTTGTGCAAACTCCAGTACCTGAGGATAATAGACTTCTCACACAACAAACTCTCTGGTTCATTACCAGCATGCATTGGTGGTCTCTCTTTAATAGGCAGAGCAAATGATCAAACTCTCCAACCGGTCTTTGAAACTATATCAGACTTTTATGACACCCGTTATAGTTTAAGGGGCTTCAACTTTGCTACCAAGGGGCATCTTTATACATATGGTGGCAATTTCTTCATTTCAATGTCTGGCATCGACCTATCTGCAAACATGCTGGATGGAGAGATTCCTTGGCAGCTAGGAAATCTGAGTCATATCAGGTCACTCAATCTGTCCTACAATTTCTTCACTGGCCAAATACCAGCAACATTTGCCAGCATGAATGAGATTGAAAGCCTAGATCTATCCCACAACAACCTGAGTGGACCGATACCTTGGCAGTTAACTCAATTAGCGTCGTTGGGAGCATTCTCCGTGGCGTACAACAACTTATCTGGATGCATACCGAACTATGGTCAGTTGAGCTCATTCAGCATTGACAGTTACCTAGGCAACAACAACCTTCACAAAATATCTCAGGGAAAGAGGTGCTCTCCTAGCCCAGGTGCTGTGGCAAAGGAAGATGTAGGAGAGAGGTACGATGATCCAGTCCTCTACATTGTCAGTGCTGCCTCATTAGTGATGGCATTCTGGGCCACCGTCGCATTCTCATTTTGCCATTCATACAGGCAATCTGTAAAAAACAAAATGTAG